The Pueribacillus theae DNA window GAAAGTATAAATTTGCTCTTTCGCAAATTTATACCAATCCGGCTTCTGACCTCTGGCTTCTATAAGAAAGACGCGTAAGCGTTTTTCTTATTTCGATATGTGTTTGTTAACCGTTGCTTTTATTCGGTTTAATCCCTCTTCAAGTATAGATTTAGGGCAAGCGATATTTAATCTGATAAAACCTTCTCCAGATTTACCGAATATATACCCTTGATTTAAAGCAACTTTTGCTTCCTTCAGCAATAAACGCTCAAGTTCTTTTGCGCTTAAACCAAGTTTTCGGCAATCAATCCACACAAGATATGTCCCTTCAGGTTGAACAACGGAAGCGTTGGGTATTTCTTCTTTAAAGAATTTGTTAACGAAATCCAGATTTTTTTCTAAATAGGTTAATAGTTCCTCAAGCCATTGCTCACCATTGTTATACGCTGCTTCAAACGCAGCAATCGCAAACGAATTTGACATATTGCCGTCTTCGATGTCAAGCGATTTTTGATACGTTTCATTTAATTTTTTGTTAGGAATAATGATCGCTGATGACTGCAAGCCGGCAAGATTGAACGTTTTGCTTGGAGCTACACAAGTAATTGAAATGTCGGCGAACTCTTTTGAAATGGAAGCAAATGGCGTATGTTTATGCCCTTTGAAAATTAAATCAAAATGGATCTCATCTGATAACATGAGAACGTTATGTTTTAAGCAAAGATTGCCTACTTTTGTGAGTTCATCCTTTGTCCAAACACGTCCGACGGGATTGTGGGGACTGCAAAAAAGAAGCATTTTACAGCGCTCATCGCTCAGTTTCTTTTCCAAGTCTTCAAAATCAATTTCATACCTTTTTCCATCAAAGAGCAATGTGTTGTCAACCAATTCCCGGCCTTTTTGTTGGGCTACAGAAAAAAAGGGATGATAGACAGGTGATTGAATGACAATTTGGTCGCCGGGTTTTGTAAATGCTTGAACGATTAAGCTTAACGCCGGTACGACCCCTGGGCAAATATTGATCCACTCTTTTTCAACTTTCCAATGATGTCTGCGTTCAAGCCAGTTTATCAGCGATTGGTAAAAGGAATCAGGCCTGATG harbors:
- a CDS encoding MalY/PatB family protein — its product is MAYHFDKVIDRHNTNSLKWDALKERFGDADLLPMWVADMDFPAPGEVIEALKKVADHGIFGYTIRPDSFYQSLINWLERRHHWKVEKEWINICPGVVPALSLIVQAFTKPGDQIVIQSPVYHPFFSVAQQKGRELVDNTLLFDGKRYEIDFEDLEKKLSDERCKMLLFCSPHNPVGRVWTKDELTKVGNLCLKHNVLMLSDEIHFDLIFKGHKHTPFASISKEFADISITCVAPSKTFNLAGLQSSAIIIPNKKLNETYQKSLDIEDGNMSNSFAIAAFEAAYNNGEQWLEELLTYLEKNLDFVNKFFKEEIPNASVVQPEGTYLVWIDCRKLGLSAKELERLLLKEAKVALNQGYIFGKSGEGFIRLNIACPKSILEEGLNRIKATVNKHISK